A genomic stretch from Acidobacteriota bacterium includes:
- a CDS encoding fasciclin domain-containing protein has translation MKKRTLTVAAGLALLALVLVPVGARYPTADSDRNLPRIDLPLRPIVVPAAAIAAQAEKAADLKIMSAAIQASGLEEALNTRGPLTLFAPSDAAFAKLPKEQVEALFADREKLRAFVLNHVVSGAVTSRTLALLDEVRDVRGSEHTVAVTGRALKVDGARLVRADVKAANGTLHVVDQVFLPAV, from the coding sequence ATGAAGAAGAGAACCCTCACCGTCGCGGCAGGTCTGGCGCTCCTCGCGTTGGTCCTTGTTCCCGTCGGCGCGCGCTATCCCACGGCGGACAGCGATCGGAACCTGCCCCGGATCGACCTTCCCCTCCGGCCCATCGTCGTACCGGCGGCCGCCATCGCCGCCCAGGCCGAGAAGGCCGCGGACCTCAAGATCATGTCCGCCGCCATCCAGGCCAGCGGGCTCGAGGAAGCCCTCAACACCCGCGGCCCCCTCACCCTCTTCGCCCCGAGCGACGCGGCCTTCGCCAAGCTCCCCAAGGAGCAGGTGGAGGCCCTCTTCGCCGACCGAGAAAAACTCCGCGCCTTCGTTCTGAACCACGTGGTCTCCGGCGCCGTGACTTCGCGCACCCTGGCCCTCCTCGACGAGGTGAGGGACGTGCGGGGCTCCGAACACACCGTGGCCGTCACGGGCCGAGCGTTGAAAGTGGACGGCGCCCGGCTCGTCCGCGCCGACGTCAAAGCCGCCAACGGGACCCTCCACGTGGTGGACCAGGTTTTCCTCCCCGCCGTTTGA